AGAAGAACTTAAAACAATGGTGCCACCAACTGCTAAAACAGGGGGTAACCATGTGATGGAGACCAGAAAAACAATTTTCACTGAAGTCATCACTGAGTTATACTGCAGAGGATGGCAGATAGCAACATACCTGTCATAAGACATGACGGCTAAGTTGGTAAACTCTACACTTCCATAcgtataaaaagagaaaatctgcAGAAAACAGAGTGGAGCAGAAATAATGTGAACATCAGAGAGGatctggaccagcaggaaggGGAACAACGATGTGCTGCCGTACAGTTCATTAACAAACAGGCTGCACAGAAACATGTACATAGGTTCATGTAAGCTCTTATTCACACAGATCACCACGATCAGCAGCACATTAGAGCCAACGATCAGGACGTACAGACATAGGACGATGAGAAAAGAGAAGTACTTTACCGAACCAGTGTCAATGTAGGCActaagagtaaaataaaaaaactgagtgGAATTCATTTTCATCCTTGTtttagtttgcaaaacaatCATAGAAGTGGGTCAGTGGATGAgcaagtaacaaaaaaactgatCCATATCTATAAGAACTAAAAGAgtaagaaaaattaaatcatcataAAAATCAGCAACAGTGCATGTTTTCACTAAACAAAGAAGAGATCAAGAAGTTAACTGTGGAAACGCCTCACAGCTACAGCCAGCAGCAAGTCAGGACAGTGATGTCAAGACTCCTAACTGAGTTCAGATCTGCTTCTGCTTCTCTTAAAGAGTCCACACAGAGATACACCCACAGTAACACACCTCGTGAGTAAATACTCCACAGTCAGCTGTTGGAAATCCAACGAATGAGCCTGGGTTTGGATGCTGTCAGAAAAACTGTACCGGCCTGTCTCCACTGTGTCAAGTataaagtttggtggagggaTGATCACAATGGGTCTGTTTTTCAGAATTTGGACTTCACCACTTTGGTGCAgtgaaagaaaatctaaaggttgcaacaaataaagacattttggacATTGTATTTCTGCCAACTTTAGGGACCGTTCAGGATTGAGGGAAGGGGCATTAACATTTTTAGgaatattacttttaaaaagtctaactataataaatatataacaataaGCAGGGATGGGCACAGTCACACTAAACGGAAAACAGATAATTGCAGTGCAAATTTTTCGTTCGCATTATTTTTCCAGGCGCAGATTCAGGCGGGGGCGCAGGGGGTGCGCGcacccccttttggagaccttaagtattttttaaagagcccgaaattttaaacatccttcatagaattaagATTAATAGCCAGTAACTGTCATTTAGAACGCACTGTGACGCCGGCgcggcataaattgtcgtcgcaATCACTGATACTGGGGGCGGCAtttagtgcccaaatatgggcagtaatgacgggctgacgtcacatcctgtgttgtttcttagcaGAGGCATTGCACTCATACAGCTGcgataaacaacaattatttcggatttccagaggacttcaccattgaaattttctagagctattgttgaagcaacaatgcccacgtgcatggcagtttgatgttgcaatacatcggataaaagtggaaaaacatcacaaaaataaggaggccgctgctgcagcagacAAATTCAACTCACATAgttcctttttggtctccttgcctcAAACTGGGCTGAATTTTGTCAAAAATCAGGTTGctgtcaagaaagtcttctatatattccaaatcgctctcagatgatgatgataaatgcATGAAACTCCATCAGTATCGCTAATTAATCCATCACTCTctgccatcttggataatagcgcgcAGTGACGAGCCTGTTCTTCTTCTACgactacttcttcttcttctctttttttaatagtggttggcaaacaacttttaggtgcattaccgccaccttccagattggagtatggatcaaccttaatcttatagggtagttcattgttattgttttgatgcgggtttttcgcgcatgcgcgccggacaattgcggacgcaaacagagaaactgacgagttctccacgtatttttcttctttagataacgtatcacaagataattttaagagtaagtttatggttgatggtatcagattgccagatccacacagcaagagcctgaagggacggagcgagtctgtgaaatgctgccaagtgttccgtaccgcaacatacagctgccttataaacacgacaggccagtacagacgagagagcacgaaagcccctgaaactaatcgggaaaaaggctccagcaactccagcgacgccatgagggattaagcggtcagaaaatggatggatggatgttcagacatgtttgtgtaacagcacaaagcggcgtcggacacagaccgcgtctcagcagagaggaagacccgcccggtaggttaaaaaaaaacattgtttactacggattattttggtgtttttgtcttgttaaaatgggtgagggtgtcggcgacattgcagcgtaaacacagacgtactagcgcccATGAACgggtggaggggaggtggcgatcgctacacgggccggagaagcggcccatgtagtgtttacgcagcagccgaTGTCTGCAGCTCCAGACAGCAGCTActgctgccgcagcccgtgaacgggcggagcagccgctgtctgcgctgacgtcacgcgtgaactaccctatattctccccacagaaaaaaagtatgatgatcgttagaaaatgttgataatgagaaaacatggggttctcacaagttgtgtaaagttgtaaagtaaTGCAATTTCAGGGAAACTTTTTCAAGTAACAGGAAAgttatgaaaattaaatttttgttgcagtttttgaaaagtaatgaaaaaagagtgtaaagtaaaaaaataaaatagtggaCATTGACACGCATACAATAGTTATTGTGTAGTGTGTATTGTCTGATCTAAACCTTTTAGTGCCACAAATgcgttttattgttaaaactaagaagttgtaaagttgtggcacacaaagtggtcatcatcagtggaaaaacccagctctctccttgaaattctaaggataacaaatatgaagtgctatccaaacatttctatgattcgtcaccttctgtcagttatacctgtcacgagtgcttctgtggaacgtgctaactcaggccttaaagcagtgaaaactttgctgaggtcaacaatgggacaggaaaggtttgtggctttgctacttatgtatgtacacaaggacattcatttagacatcaacaaaatcattgacatatttgcccagaagcatcctagagggttgacattcataaacccattatcatcatcatcataaagttgaaggtgttgtagaagagaacaatattctttgtcaagtcttacagttctattataggcttatggcttaacttcaccatacATGTTTATtagtttaacttactttaaagttgttttttctctcaacatagtttatcttgttaaaatatattcaaaactcctttatcacttgaatgctgtaaaaaccaagagattttggcttaaaaacccttttttaattacaataaTGGAATattgctaattccacttatttTCATCCATTAAAGTGattatcaatttaaaaaacccttagatgaataattagggtagtgtgggAGAGTAAAGATTGCATGCTTTGGTCAGTTAGCCTCACATtaaatagaccccttgcaaccacgtgactctgttacccagaaccctttgcgtggcggccatattggttggcacgccatttgacaaaatgacgagttctccacgtatttttcttctttagataacgtatcacaagatcgttttaagagtaagttgatggttgatggtatcagattgccagatccacacagcaaaagcctgaagggacggagcgagtctgtgaaatgctggccaagggtttcgtaccgcgacacagctgctttataaacacgcaggccagtacggacaagagagcacgaaagcccctgaaaccactggacggctgcaattattttatatcaggaaaaagtctccagcaacgcccgcgacgccatgagggattaagcggtcagaaaatggatggatggatgttcagacatgtttgtgcaacagcacaaagcagagaggaagacccgcccggtaggttaaaaaaacatcactcactacggattatttaggtgtttttgtcttgttaaaatgggtgggggtgtcggcgacattgcagcgtaaacacagaagtactattcaattcaattcaattcaattttatttatatagcgccaaatcatgaaacatgtcatctcaaggcactttacaaagtcaagttcaatcatattatacagattgggtcagattatacagattggtcaaaaatgtcctatataaggaaaccagttgattgcatcaaagtcccgacaagcagcattcactcctggggaaccgtagagccacaggaagagtcatctgcattgtacatggctttgctgcaatccctcatactgagcaagcatgaagcgacagtgggaagaaaaaccacccattaacgggaaaaaaaacctccggcagaaccgggctcagtatgaacggtcatctgcctcgaccgactggggttacagaagacagaacagagacacaacaagagaaacaaaaagcacagaagcacacattgatctagtaatctgttctacattagatggtagtagcgggtgagccgtcttctctggatgatgtcacagttaacagaacgccagaccaggtgtacctactatgaagagaaaagagagagaacagaaagttaaagcagaaatgacaacacataatgcataattgaagaacagtagaactcaatatagtgagaaaattagatcctgatatactccagtaacctaagcctatagcagtaaaactataaaggtagctgagagtaacatgagtcactagttataatttttgtcaaaaagaaaagttttaagcctagtcttaaaagtagacagggtgtctgcctcacggaccaaaactgggagttggttccacaggagaggagcctgatagctaaaggatctgcctcccattctacttttagagactctaggaaccaccagcagacctgcagtctgagagcgaagtgctctgttaggaacatacggggtaatcagagctctgatatatgatggagtttgattatgaagggctttatacgttagaagaagaattttaaattctattcttgatttaacaggaagccaatgaagggaagctaaaattggagaaatatgatccctcttgttgattttcatcagaactcttgctgcagcattttggatcagctgaaggctttgaactgcattttgtggaattcctgatagtaaagaattacaatagtccagccttgaagtaacaaatgcatggaccagtttttcagcatcactcctggacagaatgtttctaattttggcgatattccggaggtgaaaaaaggaaactctggaaacctgtttaatatgggatttaaatgacatgtcttggtcaaaaataacaccaagattttttactttattaccagagaccaggttaatgccacccagattaagtgattggttaagaagtttattttttgaggactctggcccaaagattaaaacttcggtcttgtcagaatttagatgcaggaaatttaaagtcatccagcttttgatgtcatcaagacatgactgcagtcgaagtaattgattggattcatcaggatt
The sequence above is drawn from the Fundulus heteroclitus isolate FHET01 unplaced genomic scaffold, MU-UCD_Fhet_4.1 scaffold_671, whole genome shotgun sequence genome and encodes:
- the LOC118561578 gene encoding olfactory receptor 1P1-like, yielding MNSTQFFYFTLSAYIDTGSVKYFSFLIVLCLYVLIVGSNVLLIVVICVNKSLHEPMYMFLCSLFVNELYGSTSLFPFLLVQILSDVHIISAPLCFLQIFSFYTYGSVEFTNLAVMSYDRYVAICHPLQYNSVMTSVKIVFLVSITWLPPVLAVGGTIVLSSSLQLCGNIINKIFCGNHSIIKLACEEPRVNNIYELFMFFLTVCVPGSVILYTYMRILKVCFSGSKQTRQKAVSTCTPHLASVINFSFGVSFDVLQSRFDKNNVPSMLRIFLSLYFLTCQPVFNTVMYGLNMSKLRSLCKKLVQKFSA